GGTTTGTTACAGCCGCGGCTGCAGCGCGAGACCTTATACAGAGGCGCGCGCCAGAGTGACGGGGGCCGCGGCCAATCGCAACAAGGAGGAGCAGCCGTTTGTTTACAGGACAGGACCAATCAGAGGAGAGCGCGTGGGCGGGGCCAGccgtgtgagagagggagagagagagagggagagagagagagagagagagagagagagagagagaggagagagagagagagagagagagagagagagggagagagagggagagagagagggagagagagagagagNNNNNNNNNNNNNNNNNNNNNNNNNNNNNNNNNNNNNNNNNNNNNNNNNNNNNNNNNNNNNNNNNNNNNNNNNNNNNNNNNNNNNNNNNNNNNNNNNNNNCCAAACTATAGGGGTAAAGGGCGGAAGGGGGGCACATGTTGACTGACAGGTGCAGAGGTGGCCCGCTAAAGACAGCTTAGCATGCTCACTAAAGGATTTCAGTGAAACTTAAAGCCGAACATTATGTGCTCGCCGAGGCTGCATCACCTAACGAGGCGAGCACCGAGCTCGTGTGCGAACTGGAAGATCTGCATGTTGCAGAAAGTGCAGTTCCTTCAGTGGCCACTGGTCCTGAAAGAGTCAGTCCACTCCATGTTCACAGCctgacaggtggaggaggtgggcgGAGTCAAACACTGTCGAGACAAGCGACAGCCTCCATACTTCTCTTCAGGGAACCTACAGGTGACATCAGAGCATTCGTCCATGATTCTTTAgcctctgacagctagcatgctaacaggcgTAATACCAGTCTGCGCCACTAGCCGGTGTAGCTCTgcgtcttcttcctctgctgaccCGCCCTCTCCTGAGAATCCATGCATCCATGATTGACACATCTAGctctgcaaaaacacaacagcgccccctgcctCTAAGGAAAGGTactacacaaccacacagaACACTaattatgacttttttttttatttgctgttgACTTTTCACAGGGTTAATTATTGTAGAACCGTCAAGTAACAGCTTAAcatcctgtgctgtgtgtttcaaAGATGAATCATTGTGTGAGGTGCAGACACGGAGGCCTGTGTGCGTCCACAGGAGCAATTTACACTGTACAGGTCCTTTAAAACCATCATGTCCATCACAGGGAGGACCTGCTGGACAtgaataaatacacaatatttacatacagaGCACACACTGAAATGATTAGAGCCTGATGTGATAACTCCAGCACCACGAGTCCATCACAGGGGGTTCATTGATGCTCTCCGTACAGCTAGTTAGCCAGCGGTGCGGCGGGCGGAGGAGCCGCCTCCGCACCGCCGCTCCGGGACTTCTTGCAGgtgagcatcagcagcagcagcatgggcAGGTGCCACAGGCTGCAGAAGAACAGCTTGCGAGCGTTGTTGCGGTCTCCTTTCCTGTAGAAGCGGAAGGCCAGGTAGCTGATGTACAGGTTGATGGGTAAGGAGATGATGGGGAAGGTCCAGGTGGTGAGGTCCAGCGCGGGCGCCAAGGTCGACAGAGCGATCAGGCCCAAGCTGTGGCGTAGCGCCACCCGCCTGCACAGGGCAGGGTGGGTGACGGACATCATGCGATAGCCACCGCGGGAGTAGTCTTCCTTCAAGTTCCAGCTGAGGGCATTGAAGTGGGGGAACTGCCAGCTGTAGAGGAACCCACCCAGCAACAAAGCacctgtggggggggggggcggtgacacagggaggagggaggggcgACACAGGGAGGTGGGAGGGGTTAATGACGCACCGAGGCTGACGGGCTGACACTCAGcgatgtttgtttctttttactaTTTTATTTGCACAGCACAGAAATCTTGTACCTGGCTCCAGGCAGCCCGTGGCTGCAGTCCAGCCCATCACCGGTGGAATGGCGCCCACCACTGCCCCCACCCAGGTGTTGGTGATGCTGAGCCTCTTGAGCGGTGTGTAGCAGCAGGTGTACAGGAAGATGTTGAGGGCGCCCAGGAAGCCCGTCAGAGGGTTTACTACCAGAGAGAGCAGGGCGACCCCGGGGAGGCCGCAGGCCACGGCGAAGGACACGGCGTGGAGAGGACTGAcgtgaggagagagacagacgtGTGTCAAAATAAGATCAGAGAAtacaaaacagaagcagaggaaCCAGGAAGTCATGTGATCAGAGTTTGTCAGGGATTAAAGAGCATGTGCACCGGAGATCAAAACTAGCAGAAGaaaccacagaggctcctcctcctcctcctcctcctcctcctcctcctcctcctcctcctcctcctccggtcTGGTTCAAATTCACAGTAAATGCTCCATAAATTAAAGAGGGCAGATTAAAATCTTGACCAGTCGCAGGCCTGTTCTTCAAACAGCAAAAAGGGGCTTTTATTCTGCTGCAGGGACATCGGTGCATTAATGTCATTAGTGGTGTTATGTCTGTTTAATGTGGGCTGAGATGAGGCCGTGCAGGCTGGCTCAGTGGGGGGGTACGTCAGATGGCCTGAGGTGGGCGTCCTGAGCTCACGGTCCCACACGGCCGCAGCCACAACGGCAGGTGTGGTCAGCTGGTTAgaccacaaccacacacagacacacacacacagacacacagagacacacacacacacagacacacacagacacacacacacagacagacagacagagacacagagacacaaacacagacacacagagacacacacacacacagagacagacacagacacagacacagacagacagacagacacacacacacacacagacagacagacacagacacagacagacacagacacagacacagacacagacagacacacacacagacacacacacacacacagacacacacacacacacacacacacagagacagacacagacagacagacacacacacacagacagacagacacacacagagacacacacagagacacacacacacagagacacagacacacacacacagagacacacacacagacagacacagacacagacacacacacagacagacacagacacacacacacacacacacacacacacagagggtttAAAGAATCAGGATGAAAACCCTTAAAGCTCTGACAGACTGAAGTGGTCAGTGAGGACACGTAAACAGTGGACAGGAAGCATGGAGGACTCAGACTGTGTGTTCCCATCATCCTACTTTAAAGTGGAGTGTCCTTTCAGCAGTTTCAGTTGTTAAAATCAAAAACGATTCACACACTCGAAGGTTCGGGCAGCCTCACAAACACCGACACCAATTTGTTGTGACGACAAAATCATAAGTCTGCGTGGCGTCTCTCCTCGCAGTGATCTACCGCTCTCCACATGTGGAGGCCTCAGCAGCACCACAACGAAAGCCGAGGAACAGAATTTGGCTGGTGAATGTGTGAAATGTGGCGGTGTGACGGCTTGTTTGACAGGACGCTCCatctgctctctgtctccacaccGGGGTGTATGAGTGAGCGAGGAGTCCAGTCAGACAGGCTAAAAGCCAGAGTGAGGCCCTGTTTGGACAGTGAGGGAGGACTTCACCAGGGTCCAGAGTCAGGTGACTCACAGCGGCAGGAGGCTGTGTGGGTCTGACTCCTCAGCAGGTTCttcatgaataaaaatgaaagcCGAGTCCGTCCTGAGCTTCCTGGCGCTGACAATGGCTCAGAGGACCTGTGGATGTTTTCGTTCATGCACCAGTGAGCGTCTGTGGCCTCACAGAGGGGCGGGCTTTCAGACACCGAGTAAGATGTGCAGGAGCGTGGCGACGCAGCGAGTTCACCGAGCACCAAAGCAGAGGTTATCAGACATCTAAACGGTACAGCTAGCAGAGCAAAGGCAGGCAGGTAAACGACACCCCCCCCTACCTGTTCATATTACACCTGACAGGTGGAAAGCAGAGGATCATCACTGCTGGCACGCACTGCTCTTACAGCCCGTCTGCtgctgttccacacacacagccccaggCTCCCTGCAGCTGGAGCCGCAGGCCGTAAATCAATATGCTAAGCTACTGTTTTATTTAGTCTTCATTATAATATCACCTGCTAATACACATGACGAGCTGTGAGGTCATGTTTCAGGCCAGAAGAAGGTAAGGATCAGGTCAGTGCACAGGGAACAGAGGCACAGCGCATTCAGCATGTCTGCAAGTAAACAAGGAAAACATACGTGATCTGTCCTCGGACCAGCGGCCGGTTCTTCGTACGGTTCATGTTGGAGTCAAAGGGCACCTCGAAGTACTGTGGAGACAGAAGAAACAGCTCTTTaatgcaggaaacacacagaaacacaacactcaagactcaagacacacacaagcacaatatATTTACGTCACACAGCAAACGTGGGACAAACATCTGAGGAAGGTGgaggcagagagctgctgggtggtgaaggtggaggattCTGGGATACGTATACTATGTGAGAACCTACTTATACTCCTGTTTTATGATCTGCTCTGGAGGAGCATGCTTCAAAGTGCTCCCACAAGATCGGCAATGTGTGActaaaatgcaaacacatgggGTGCTTAAATGCAGGAACTGgctaatctgtgtgtgtgtgtgtctgtgtgtgtgtgtgtgtgtctgtgtctgtgtgtgtgtctgataaaAGCCTCAGACTAATGATGAAAACAGATAAAAGCACTATGGAATATTAAAATCCACCTCTGCTGATAAATGGATCTCATAAAACATCTCATAAACAGATGATCCTCCtttattgaacataaacacGTCAGAGCGGCGTCAGGTCGTTTTTTAAAAAGTTCAGTGTGCAGTTTTCATACTGTAGAGGTTTATTTGTCCACCAGCTGCACGAGTCTGCACTCTgataaaatgagctgaaataaCGAAGCAAACTGAGCCGAGTTTGGATCTGTGCTGTGGAAGCAGCTTCCTGGGTCTGAAGGCCAGCGTGCAGCTGTGTGCGCGGCTGCTGGACTCCAAGGACCAGACCAAGGTGTTAATTCTATTTCCTGGGTCAGGAAATGCGTCAGGAGGTCAGGGgccgagagagagggagagagggagggaggagagagagagagagggagagagagagagagagagagagggagggagagagagagagagggagagagagagaggagagagagaggagagagagaggagagagggagagagggagagagagagagagagagagaagacggagagagagagagagggagagagagagagaagagggaggaggagagagaggagagagggagagagagagtaagaggagagaggagagagagagaggtacgagacggagagagggagagaggagagagggagagagaggagagagggagagagaggagagagaggagaggagagaggaagaaggagagagagagaggagagagaggagagagagagggagagagggagagaggagggagagagggagagagagggagagagaggagagagaggagagagagggagagggagagagagggagaggagagagagagagggagggagagagggagagagggagagagagagaggagagaggagaaagagagagggagagagagggagaggagagagagagggagagggagagagaggagagagggagagagaggggggagggagagagagagagagagagagagagagagaggagagagagagaggaggagaggagaggagaggagagagagaaagagaggagagagagagaggagagagaggagagagagaggagagagagaggagagagagagaggagagagagggagagaggagagggagggagaggaagaggagagagagggagagggagagaggaggggagagagggaggagagagggagagaggaggagagagaggaggagagggagaggagagagagaggagagagagagagggagaggagagagagagagaggagagagagaggagagagagaggagaggagagagaggagagagggagaggagagggagagaggagagagggagaggagagagagagggagagagagggagagagggagagagagagacagagagggagggagggaggagaggggaagcGTGCTGTGGCAGGCCTGAGGTGGAGCAGGCCTGAGGTGGAGCAGGCCTGAGGTGGAGCAGGCCTGAGGTGGAGCAGGCCTGAGGTGGAGCAGGCCTGAGGTGGAGCAGGCCTGAGGTGGAGCAGGCCTGAGGTGGAGCAGGCCTGGGTCCAGGctcactgcagctctgcacacataaaAAGGATCCACTCAGGTTCCACTAACATCATCCCACCTGTACGGTCACTACGACAGGAAGCGGTGTGTGAGCGTCCATCGCTGGGTTAACCCCTCCATGCCTGCCGTGCTGTCTGTTCCTCCATCTTTGAGTCGGAGCCTCATCTGGTTCACATCAGCAGCCTCCTCGCCTCGGGTCTTTATTTCCGCCCCACGCTGccatgtgtttgtattgtgtgtgtgtgcagctgcaggtggGTCCTGAATCAACCTGCAGCGAGTCTGGACTCGGCGAGTCTGGACTCGGCGAGTCTGGACTCGGCGAGTCTGGTGACTACTGTGAACACATGTTCAGAAATAGATGCGACTAAAGCAGAAGTTTATGGACAGACGCCCGCTGCCttcaactgcaaacacacacaaagaaagccTCTAACAGTGGGGACGATTATCGGCCAGATGAGGACGGAAAGCAGGCGAGACCAGAGTGTGAAGCTCAGCAGAGGGGGGGCGTTCAGCTGCCAGGTCCTCCCGGCTATCAAAGGCACAACGGGATCCGCCGCCAACCACCCGGGCTCAATTGATAACAGGCTGCGGGGAGGCACTTCCTGTTCTTGTGTAGGAGCTACAGAGGAACACTTAGCTTTGTATCCTGATATAATTCATGGTCACACAAAGCCACAGAGTCGATGTATTTGATGTATTTGATGTATTTGATGCCACAGACAGCAGGATTTAAAAAAGACCTTTGAACTCAGCGTCAtggagcaaacacacagacatgttgcatcactgctgctgctccccgTGGCAGGAGGGTTGCCTTAGCAAcgcaacacaacaaacacaac
This window of the Parambassis ranga chromosome 6, fParRan2.1, whole genome shotgun sequence genome carries:
- the cox10 gene encoding protoheme IX farnesyltransferase, mitochondrial, producing the protein MYKTPCSRLSGFVGVNVKQKLFQSVPRCSQTARSLIQLHRRDPSNWLTYQHLNFLKRQYVAKNSSELHQRAVPKQAPVLTLVDERDDSVERQVERIPTINPVDAVPQPEDLTSETQTGISASKPAVEDVAAQDRSHVAAVSDEAPHVHVESEEARQARLDRQWKLLKVDVSDLPDVYARLAKIKLTALVVTTAAAGFAMAPVPFDPVMFFVSSLGTGLASCAANSINQYFEVPFDSNMNRTKNRPLVRGQITPLHAVSFAVACGLPGVALLSLVVNPLTGFLGALNIFLYTCCYTPLKRLSITNTWVGAVVGAIPPVMGWTAATGCLEPGALLLGGFLYSWQFPHFNALSWNLKEDYSRGGYRMMSVTHPALCRRVALRHSLGLIALSTLAPALDLTTWTFPIISLPINLYISYLAFRFYRKGDRNNARKLFFCSLWHLPMLLLLMLTCKKSRSGGAEAAPPPAAPLAN